CAAGCTGTGAACGTCGTTACGCGCGTTGACAACGGCGGAGTTCATCCGCGAAACTGACGTGTGGCGGTCGAGGCGCATCTGTTCGGTTGATGCGAGTAGGTTATAGCCACGGGCTTGGGCTTCGTTCATCCAATCGGCGCGCGGCATTTTCTTTAGCGCGATCTGCATTTTTTTTTCGGCGTCGAGGGTCAGTTGGAAATTGCTGTCGTGCTGAAGGGCCTTCTGCCCGATACCCAGCCCGGCAAATACCCATCGTTTCGACACATCGTTGCGCGCATTGGCGATGTTTACCGCAAAGGCATCGGCATTCCCGAATTGGTCGAAGTTCGTGCTCAAAGAAGCCGCCTGCCCAGGCGTCATGCCAAGCCCGCGCGCGCTACGCTGCCGGTTCATCGCACTGCTGGCCAGATCGTCCATCCCGAACCCGGAGGCGATACCGGCAATCCCGGCCCCGGCAACGCCCATTTTCAGCATCCACTTACCCATGCCGAAAATCGTGTGCGACGTTTTCATGGCCGCCGCGCCAAGGGCGTTCATCGTGGTGTGGCTCTTGCGGACGGCGGCCTCGAATTGGTGCTGCCCCCGGGTGCTTTTGTGAACACCATCTGCCACGGCCCCTGATGCCGTACCTAGATCGCCCATCGTGTTGAAGCTCTTGCGCGCCTCGGCCTCGAATTTGCGCTGCGCTGCAAAAGCATCATGAATTGATTCCGCGATCACCCCCGATGATGCAGCCATCCCGGCCAAGATGGCGTCGGTCTGTCCCGATGCGGCGGCGAACCGCTTGGCCGCGCCGCCCATCGCGTCATCGACCTTCCGCCAGTCGCCGGGGAGTTCCTTCACCTTTTCCTCATACGCGGCGAAGAGGGTCTGAAAGCGTTGAAACGCTTCGTCTTGAACCTCAACCTCGATTATCGACTTTACGTTACCGGTCATCAGTCGTTCAATTCATCGGTTGCCTGCGGCAGATCGGCGCACCGCTCCCAATCGCGGCCCCAGGCGTTGCCGGTCCAGAGACTACCATCGTTCGCTAACCCGACGATCCGGGCGCGGGGGCGGGTCTCGCCTTCGACCTGCACCTGAACGCCAGTGATGCTGATCAGCTTGCGGGGCCGTTCTGCGGTCACGTCGGCAACGATCGCACGTAACCGCTCGATCTCTGCCGATTGCAGATCGGTGATCTTACGCATCGATTCGCGAAAGCTCGCCCCGGTTTGGCTTGCGGCTGCATCGGCATCGATCATGTGCCGGGCAATCGCGGCATCCGTGGTTTCGGTATGGGGCATCGATTTTCCTTTGATATTTTCGAGGGCGCGGTGATCTGCGCCGGTTTCGGCTGCATCGAATTGGCGGAACCGGCCGCGCCGGTCGGATGGGAAGCTATCGGCCAGCAAGCGGCCCAGCCACGCCATCAGCGAAACTCGGCGGGTACGCGGCCACCCCATGTCGCCCATGCCGGGTGTTCCACAACCTGCACCACGGCACCGGCCAAAAAGAGGCCAGCGGCGCGGAGTTCATCGGCGATGCGGCGGCGGAAATTCTCGCTGTTCTCGCTCTGGTTGGCCTCCCAGGTCATCGCCGGTCCCGTCCATCCCGCTACGCCAGGCGTAAGCGATGCGGTGCATCGTGCGGGCAGCGAGTTGTCGTGTTTCGTCTCGAACCAAGGCGCATGGGCGTAATTCGTGGAGGGCCGGGCAAGTGATCGGTCGAGGATGTGGCGCACCAGGGTCGAGCGCGGAATATCCGCATCGGCGGCTGCCGCGTCGAGGCGATCGAGCGTTGCCGGAGGCAGGCTGATCGATACCGGCCGCGTTTTGGTGGTTTGATCGGGCATGTTTGATCCCTCAGTGACGGGTGAGTGAGTGGTTGAAGGCGACCTTGCCACCCGAACCATGTCCGAACGGTGCCCATGCGGCTTGCGGATCGCCAACGTATTCCGTCACTTCATGCCCGAGTTCGCGCTTTTTGATCGCCCGGATTTGGCCAGCCGCCATGACGGCCGGGGTCTTCACGGCTTCGAGGGCGTCCGCATAAATGCGGGTTTCGACGACATCGAGCGCGGCACCCGCAACGCTATCGAGGCGCGCGGTAGAGAGGGTCGGACTGAATTTTTTGAGGGCATCAGCGAGACGGCGGCGATAGGCGATGGGGCGTTCGCCCGGAACGGGATCGGGCACTGTGCGACCAAGCGCGGCCTGAAAAACGCTATCCGCACGGCTGCGTGCTTCGGCAATCTGGTTGCGGTCATCGGCGGGCGCTTCGGCGGTGACGCGGCGCATCTGGTGTTCCAGCGCGGCGATCTTCGCCATTGCGGCACGATTTGCGGCGGATTGGTAACTGTCCGCACGGCGCTGCCCATTGGTATTGAGCGTCGGGTCTTCGGTCGGGGCCGCGTAATCGCGGCGCGCGCCGTTCGTGTTCAAGGTCGGGTCTTCGCCGCCATCGCGCTCCATCGCATCGAGCCGGTCCAGCACGGCCTTGTGCGACTTCATCAGGGCGTCGGCCCAGGCGGGGATTTTCTCAGCCGAGTCTTCGAAATCAGCAACCATATTCGCGAGCGGTTTCATCGTAATCCTTTCTTGTAACCGGAGCGCCCCGGAGTGAAGCGGAACGCTCCGGCCAATAATACGGCGGGGGCCGATGCCCGCCGCACCACGAAAATACGATATTACCAACAACTACGCAATAATAATCTAGTGCGTCACTTGGCGTCATGGCGCGTCAAACCGTCCTATACTGTCCACGTCCGTCCGTGACTGTTCGGAATTATTTTTCGTGGCGGATCGGGATTACGGGCAAGGCGGCGCAATTCGGCTGCAATTTCCGATTTTTCGACGTGGTATCTCTCGGGATCGCGGCGATAGGGGCCAAGGCGGGCGATGCGCGCGGCGAGGGCAAGCAGGGTCTCAGTGGCGGTGCTGGTCATTGCCCGTTACCCTTGGCGTGTCCGTTCGGCCTCGGCTTCGGCGGTGCCGGCCATGCTCGATCTGCATCTGCGGCGGCGGCGGATTGTGCGAGCAGCACGTCAAGTTTGCGATCCATCGCGTCCAGCTTCGCCGCGACGGCGGCGGCGGCATCGTGCAGGGCGGCGGCGAGGGGATTGGCCGGGGTTGTCATCGCATTTCTCCGGTATGGCGGAGAATGTTTCCGCCGCTGATTGGGTCAAATCCATTGGGTTTCATGGTGTTTGTGTCGCACATCGTCGGCTTGGCTGCGTGCGCGGATACAGTCGAGGCGATCGGTGTGACGCCGAACGCGACCATCATTTCATCAATCATTGGACTGTTTCCGGCCGTCTAACGCGTGGGTGTTGCTGGCCGGGCGGGCAGACGATCATCATGCCCGGCAGATGCTGGAATTGCGCGCGCCATGCGTCGGCATGTTCGCTGTTGGTCTCGATCAGTACGAGCGAGCCCGCCATGCTTGCCGCCACAACGGCGGTGGCATAGTGCTTGCGCTCGCCGCCTGTAGCGTGGACGATTGCGCAACGTGCCGTGCGACGCAGCCGCCGAACGCAGCGCCATCCGACCGGCCCCAGCGGCTGTTCGGCATCATCGCCGATCAGGATGACAGTAGGCTTGCCGGGCCGTTCCAGCGCTTTCGGCAGGGGACTGTCAGGCATCATCTCCACCAGCCGAACCTGCCCGGTCATGGCGGCGCTGTAGAGTGGAAGCCGCCAGGGCGCGACACGCGCCACCAAGTCGATAATGCGCGCGTAGCCCTCATGGCTGTTCATGCGGATCATGGAGTTAACTCCCATGCGTCCCGCCGCGTCGCGCCGTCGATCTGGGTGCCGGCAGGCAGGCGCTCGATCCATCCGCGCTCTTCGAGGATTTCAACGATGCGCTTTGCCGTGGCGGCCTCCCGGATCGCGTTCGGGCCGCGCTGGTAAATCTCCAAGAGGTAGCACCGGGGATCAGGCCGCGATTGCCACCATTCGAGCAGGCGTTGCGCCAGGATCAGATCGGCGGCGATTCCGGCAGTGTCGGCAAGGCGAAGGTGCTCGCCTGCATAGAAGGTTGCTAGTTCGGCGCCGGCGTCGAACGTGGTCGCGTCGATGGTATCCTGCCCGGCATAGGCCGCCATGACGCCGGCGAGGCGGCTGGCATGTTCCAGCATTTTTGCGCCGTAGCCCCGGATCGAGGCATAGCGTTCGCCGTCGCGGAGCGCGGCCTCGGTCTGGTTATAGAACGCGATCATGTGGCGTTCGGCTTCGATGTGGAAGGCGATCGGCGCGGGGTCGAAGCCGTCGCCACCTTCGAGCAAGGGGGGCTTGCGGTCGAGCAGATCGGCTAGGCGATCGTCGTACTGGCAAAGAAACTGGTCATAATCTGCCCGGCCTTCGCGCCACAGGCGCGTGCCGATTGTCGTTTCGGGTTCGGAGAGAAGGATGCGGGCGAGCAATCCGTTGTCGCGTGCGCCGTCATCGCCGATAAGTTTCATCGCCACGGAGCGTTGCGCCATAAGGCTCATGCTCGATCGCCGGCCCATCTTGTGGACATGTCCCGTCGCACGCAGCCGCTTGATTGCCGCGCCGTCCCAGAGAGAATTAACCGTTGTCATGGTGCGGGTGGCGGTTTCGGGTGTGAAGCCGTGGCCTCCGAGAAACATGCCGGCTTCGGCGGAAAACATCGATACATTCGGACGTTCGATCAGTGCGACAATCAGGCCCTCGATCGTCGATTCCTCGGCCATCAGGATCGGTGCTGCGGGCGGTTTCGGTTCGGTGCCGACGCCGGCCAAGGCTTCCGCGACGGCAGCGCGCCCCCGTTTCGCGGCCTTTTTTGCCTCAGCCGTGGCGGCCTCGAAAGCGGCCTTTTCGCGCTTATAGATCGCGATCTCATCGCCATACTTCGCCGCAAGTTTTTGTTCGGCACGGCGGAGCGAAGCGGTAGCGAGCAGGTCAACCGTGGTCTTTCTCTCGCCGGATTGCGCGATGGTCAGCACTGCCAGGTTGAGCGGCTTGGTGCCGACGCCGGGGATTTCCACATCGTGGTGAGGCGCGACGCAGAAGCCGGCAGC
This sequence is a window from Acidiphilium acidophilum. Protein-coding genes within it:
- a CDS encoding ribbon-helix-helix protein, CopG family, which codes for MPDQTTKTRPVSISLPPATLDRLDAAAADADIPRSTLVRHILDRSLARPSTNYAHAPWFETKHDNSLPARCTASLTPGVAGWTGPAMTWEANQSENSENFRRRIADELRAAGLFLAGAVVQVVEHPAWATWGGRVPAEFR
- a CDS encoding YfjI family protein encodes the protein MDNFADGAEAFVKSAVHGTPADRKQPLYRPSAPPADYPMAALLELRPAVEAIKHRTQTPEALIAGSVLAAAGFCVAPHHDVEIPGVGTKPLNLAVLTIAQSGERKTTVDLLATASLRRAEQKLAAKYGDEIAIYKREKAAFEAATAEAKKAAKRGRAAVAEALAGVGTEPKPPAAPILMAEESTIEGLIVALIERPNVSMFSAEAGMFLGGHGFTPETATRTMTTVNSLWDGAAIKRLRATGHVHKMGRRSSMSLMAQRSVAMKLIGDDGARDNGLLARILLSEPETTIGTRLWREGRADYDQFLCQYDDRLADLLDRKPPLLEGGDGFDPAPIAFHIEAERHMIAFYNQTEAALRDGERYASIRGYGAKMLEHASRLAGVMAAYAGQDTIDATTFDAGAELATFYAGEHLRLADTAGIAADLILAQRLLEWWQSRPDPRCYLLEIYQRGPNAIREAATAKRIVEILEERGWIERLPAGTQIDGATRRDAWELTP